The DNA segment TTAATAGAATTACATAGAGATATTTTGAATATCTATAAacttttgtagagtttttaaaagacaccacataaatttttaaaatttaacattgagtatcattaaatttttataaaatatataaaaatataaatatttttaaaattttaaatttcatgaaaatgaACGACGCTAAAGTAAAAGCCTCGCCCCCAAACCAGAAGCTGCTCTTTTACTAGAAATCGAGATTCCAATTTGAAGAAGGAAATGGAGGATTGGGAGCTGAGCGCGGAGGAGCTTGATTGTCTGGAAAGGGACGCCCTCAAGCAACTGGCTCTCCGCCATTCTACTTGTAGCACGGCCCAGGCTTCTGGCACCTCGCTGCCACCAGTTGGGGCAGTGCCGTCTTCTCGTTCCTCAGCCATGCCTTCTGCATCTTGCTCCATGAGCAACGATCAGGTTTCTTTCTATTAAAAATTACTTACCATTTACTGGTGGCATCGTTGTTGTGCTAATAATCCGTCCACGACGTAAAATATGAAAGATGCAGTGCAGCAGTGCTCGGTGTTTTAGTAGATGTGAAGGGTTTCTTGAATCTGGACGATGATGGGAAAATATTCTCATTTTatcccattaaatattttttttgattcTTTTCTTGGAGCATTGCATGTCCAAAATTAACTACGCAGGGTGCAAACTTCTAACTTTAGACACCAAAAATTATTGCTTCTTTCTTTCTCTTTTCTTAAGTGAATGCAAGCTGTATATATGTTTTCTTGAAAGTCATACGGCCCGATACGTCAGATTATTCGGTTTTTCCAATGGTTCATCTGCTCATGCTAATGGAGATGCCACTAGCAGCTAGTCTGCCCATTCTTACTTCATTATTCTCTAAGCAGATGAACGCTTCACATCAGGCTAGTAAATCTCCTTTATCAGCGGCAAAAAAGGTGACTGGTGAGGGCCTTTCTTCAGTGCTTTGACTGCTACTAGACTTTTTTACTTTTATCATTTCCCGCAGTCTTACTTGTGAATCTACCTGGACTCTTTCTCGGTTACACACTTACACTTAATCCTAAATGAAGACAATTCTTCAAACCAAccaaatcaaaagctcacagtGAAATTTTTCCTACATTCCAGTGGAAATATTGCTGCAAAATTTCAATTTCACCAGGTATGCGTGTCTACTTTCTTGATACTGTTTCACAtagattttcttcttctttgatgGTGTTTTATCTTCCAATAGACAATCGTAGGAGCTTTTCGCAATATTCCTCGAGCCAACTGGAGTGCAAATGAAAGGTTTGTCTATATTACTGGTGCTCTTTCCCACTTCAGTTGCATGATGATAAGAATGGTCTAAGCAAGTAAAGTGAGACctatatgagtttgaatattttcatcattagtttttaaattttactcCTGTTTTCAACTACATGACACAGTTATAATGTGGATTTTCTTTGCAGATTGTGGATATTTCCCATATCATCATTATTGACCGCAGAAAGGGTTCTGAATGATATCAGCCCCATGATTGAGGTGATGGATACAAATCTGGGAATCTTTGCTATTATTGATTGCATTTGCATGTTCATGAAAGTTCTGGTAGGTGTACTCAGCGATATCATTCTGCTTTAAAAATTAAGCCATATTGATGAACAGCTTGAGAAAGAACTCTTAAAATATGATGATGCATGACCATGGTGGAAAATGCCATCTTGAATATCTGTGATTGGAACTCAAAGTCGATATGTAATATTTGTCTCTCTTCTATTTATTTTCCAGCTTGAGAACTTGGACCCTTTGGTAAAACGTGCTATTGCAGCAGCCACTGCAGTTTCCGATCTTCGAGGTAAATTTGACAATTCTCCTGCTCTTATCAGGCTTCAAATCAGGCCTTTTTGTCTGTGATTAATTAGATCAAACAAAAGAAATTGTTTTTAATGATGGTAGATATGTCTGAACTCTGAAAATATCTATTTATATTATTGAGGTGGAAACGTATCTTTCACGCCTTAAGGATGATGACCATTCGCCATACGAAACTTATAATAGGTTTTTGAGAAATTAGAGAATATTGATCTCCGTTTCTTTGGTTAGAAGGATGACTAATGGCATAATAAGTCAAATAAATATTGTTGGATGTGATAGGCTATGTTGCATGATCACGAACATGGACATGGATACGGCAACACATACATGATCAgacaaattttcaaaagttCAAGGACACAGCATGACTTATGAGACatgtatatttaatatataagtACGCAAACAAAAAAAGCAATAAGAAGTGACACTAATTGGGTCAAATCCACTGCCTGTAATCATTATCGTCGTGAATGTTAGAATGGTTGTTCCCCCAAAATTTTGTTGTTGAATAGTCCATGGAAATTACACATTAAAACcttcttatattatataaagGACCACAAGTAAAAAGGATAAACAATTCACTAGTACCAACTTATGTGGTGGCTCAACAGtctattaatatcatattttaaaaacattctGACCCTATTTTCCGACAGTCTTCAGCAGCCTTAACCCGTCAAATAAGCTTTCTTCTTGTGCAAAGTTTTGAATGGTAAACTGAAGTATAATTATTCATCCGAAGGTGGTGTTTATATACTGGAAAATGAGTTAATCTATATGGAAAAGTAACAACAATCTTTCCTATAATCAATCTGAAGTAATTTTTCCTAATGGAACAAATTTCCAATTACAATACTATCATGTAAGTTTAGTTTTTTCAGAGCTATCTAGTAAATAATTTATAGCTTAAAAACAACAATTTGGAAAAATTGATTGTTGAGTGCCTTGGTGGTCACATCTGTTAAGTGTGAACTTCTTGTGTGCAGATAAGGCCATCGTCGAGCTTCTTTGTAAAGGGTTGTGGGCTATACTTGTTGGCCATTACAATATAGCTTCATTGATCCTCCCCACTTAATCATTTGGTCTTCTAAGATCATCTTTAACCAAAGTAACTTGGACACCAATTGCGCCATAAATCTGATTTTGATTCTGCACTTGACTGGCTACCTCAGTGTGTTTCTTGCTTCTTTTAGTGACCAGATTTCCTCCAACGAATGTACAATGTCCAGTTTAGATCTTATATCGAGCTTTCTAATCTGCATCTTCGTAAACTTCGAGTAGTAACTTATTGGGTTTCTTGAATTAAATGCCTTTCCCTAGGGTTCCTTGTAGGTATCGGAATAATCTATAAACGGATTCAAATGGATATTTGTTGGTTTTAAGATGGCGACTTTAAATTTCTTGGATATTTGATGATTTTGTGCTGTGGACCTTATGATGAAGGTTTAGggttttgtaatttttaatcaTGCTATAGACATGGAATTgagatttatgaaaaataatgagATAGGAATGTCTTCATTAAATTCTTTTACATATGGGTGGATGCGCATGTATAATTCATGGCTTGTAAGTCACAAACTTTTATGTTTGGCACTTTGTTGGGGGCACCAATTTACTGGATTATGTTTCCCAAACATTTATGCGGTCTTATCAATGTTACTACCAGATCAATACAATAAAATTCCCAGCAATATTGAAGCAAAGCTCCTGCCTTTCCAACGTGACGGTGTTAGGTATGTGAGAGTACTGTCTCTTAACATTTGTATGCTTAGATTGAGTGCAAGATGTGGTATCATATGTTATTCGTAAAGAGATCTCAGTGGTCAATTGATTCATTTTGTCATTTGAATGTTGCTAATTTAGGCCTTTTCAGATTTGTGCTGCAGCATGGAGGGAGGGTCCTGCTTGCTGATGAAATGGGGCTTGGAAAGACTCTTCAGGTATTGAGACTTCAACTTAGAGCTACTATCCATGTCTAGTGTGAGGCGTTAGTTGATAATATACTTTGACTCAATGTTTTCATAACTGGACCGGTGATGGTCTACCTTAGAAAAATGATCCAACCGGTCCGATCAGTTTAATCAGACGGTCGGACCGGAATACtgctataatatataaatattaatataatataatgaataatatattttaaattttaaaacctaaaaaatgtatataaataaacaaaaataatatatttatcaaaatttaaaaattaaatatctgtatatatatattcaaaataccaattataattatatattttttaaaaacaaagacaataaattaaataaactctaGTATTACttactaaaataataatttttcgaaGTCCAAATTCCAAAtaatcatgtatatatataacaaaatattaaaatttaagatttttgaaaataaagagtaatttttcaaaaaacaaataGTAATTTTTATTGGTTTGACCGCTAAAATGGTTTTGAGGGTGTTTCGGACCAGACATGACCAGTGACCGGTTCCCGGTCGAACCGAACTGGTCGGTACGGTTTTGAAAACATTGCTTTGACCTACCTATTTTCGTGGTTGGACAACTTTCAGCTGGGAAACATTTATTATCAAGAGTGTTATTGTACATGATATGAGTTTATTATAAGATTACTTATCGATTCAATATTATCTGTCATCACTTGATGAGTGATTAGAATTTCAACTGGCAATGGGACGCCCTATTGTCACTTTCGAACATTCTTGTTACTTGTATTTAAGTGGAAGCCATACTAAATGGTGCATCTCCTCCTGAATTTGTTCATGTTTGACTTTGCATTTCACTCCGTATTTTTTACTAGTAGTTGTCTTGTAAAGATATGTTATTGCTGAGAAACTCGTCCATtgaatttcagatttttatttgGTAAACCTTTCACTATGGTGTGATTCTTAACCTTTACAAATGGTTTCAGGTTTTGAATTCAGGCACTAGGTGTTTCTCATGCTAAAAGAACTTATACacatttttcttctgttttaatTCTCATTCTAGCTGCAATATGAAATTCTGATTCATGTGCAGAGCTAAAATATATCTTGATTTCACCCACACATTCCCATCATTGTGACCAAATTAAGGCTTCCTTCATTTAAATGTTAAGTTTGGAAGCAATCTGAATTCattcttattttattgattGGACAAATTAGATTATGTAGGGAATACTGCTATCTCTTGAGCCTCAATTTGAAGTCTCCTAATTTGCAGATGAAAAGTACTAAAAATAGGGTAAGAAACTAATTCCTAGAAATCACGAAACTAGTATAATGTGATCCTAACCATGACCAAAGATCAACTAGTAGATGATCATTCACATGCTTCACGGTTGCCAATGGACCGAGAATGAAGTAATAGATTAAATTTTAAGAAAGACAAAATGTAGAAATATTATGCTGTTTGTATCATTACTTTATTAGTGAAATGTCGAATTTATCCCTACTGCCACGTGCCCCTTACATGTGGTTTTCCCATTGGGTGTTTTGAATTTCCCTCCCCTGTACTTAACGTATTTGACGCTTATCTCCATTATCAAGTGCAAAAATATAACATGCTAGGGAGGTAAGTGCCAGTTATGTCAAGCTCAAGGCAGGTGAATACAAAAAACCATTTTCCCATTTAGTTTGTGAGGCGTAGCAGGAAGGAATGATTTTAAGAATGTTGCTTCACTTCACTGTTTGACGTGGTGGTCCTATATTAAAACTTTATGTGGCAGCTTCTGAAGAATCAGCCTTCATGGTTCCATGGTCTTCTAGTTTTGGCCAATTCTTTGGTAGAACAAGGATATGCCGATCTGTGCTTTAATACCATTaaagtttggaagaaatttgaATTGATGCTTATTTTATTGGTAGGAAACTTTAGATTAAATAGAGAATAATACAACCGCTGGAGCCTTGATTAAGTAAATAAATATGACAAAATACTGGAAATCTGAAATCTCCATGAGTTGAAAAGGGGAAAAAATATTGGACAATAAAATAAGAAACCAATTCCTAGAAACCTGGAAACTAATCTGTAGAAATTATTTAAGCCATTTAGCTGAAACCATTAGTTTTAGAGATTTAAACtgaatttatttatgtattacTTAAACATGCAGATTATGCTTTTCAGATTGCAAAAGTTTTGTGACAGTGTGACACCTAGATTGAACAAGTAAAATCAGATATTTGATCACATCTGCAGGCTATTGCTTTCACCTCTTGCGTTCGTGAGGCGTGGCCTGTTCTTGTTTTGACTCCATCTTCCTTACGGCTTCAGTGGGCTTCTGTGAGTGATGTGCACCATGTCTTTTCTTAAACCTGTTGTGCGTTTCACTTTCTTATTGGCTGCTTTGTGCAGATGATTCAGCAATGGTTGAATGTTGCCTCGTCAGATATACTTGTATGTTTCCTTGTTGATTTTTATGTATGATTATTCTTTTTACGTTTATGAAGATAagaatttttttgtgttgcttCAGTTTATTCTTTTAATTGCCAATGCCCAGATATATTACATAATCATTCATGTAAACGCTTTAATCATCTTTTTtccaaaggaaaaaaaaaagaaatataaatgTTGTGTGAAATAATTGTCCTTTTTgggtagaacaatcgaaacgtgaTGCTTGAGCTGCTATACGGTTGCACtgttaccaccagctatagtttttgTAAAGCGacaagcactcggtcctacaataaATTTGTAGAAGTTGGAGAGAAGAATTGATAAGTTTTTCATTTGTTAATTTCTTTTGATACAAGAGGTCGTGTTCATGCGAGAGGGCTGAGAGTCTTTTCCCTTAATTTCACTAATGAATAGTTAATTCTCATCAgccaaataaagaaataaactAATTGTAGCTGACCATTTACAGCTAGAAAATAGCCAGAAATCAGGAAATTCATCAGTTTTCATATAAAAAGAGATTAAAAGCACTGATTTGATAAAATATACAATTACCAAACAGAATCCGTAAGAAATAAGCAAAACTAAAAGATGAGTCACGTGAATGATGAAGTCTGCTTTATTTCCACTTTGATGTCCTACTTTTGATCCGGCCTTCTTCTTCTTAGATTAGTCATTTAATCACTTATCTTTTTGGGATTGTTGTTCCATATTGCTTTTGTTTTTACCCagtgaataattattttttgatcaTCCTTGCATGCCTTGAGATAAATTAGTATGTGTATGCAATGCCTCACCTCAATTATATAAGAATATAATGAATGCGTAGAATGATCTTAGTGGATATATGAGAATCAAAATGTTTGTTTTTTAAGAAGATCAAGTATACCATGCAGAACAGCATAAGAATGAACTAGAGTTatggtttcagatatgaatcgAAGTAACGCTGGAGAATATAATTGCGACTTATAAACCAGTGTGCACATTGACTGATACAGAAACATCAGGTTTTTAAGTGCCATTGCTTTGTTATAGATTGACTTTATGCTTCTTTAATTCCATATGTATAATCCTAAGGCTCCGACGAATAATTGCGTAGTTAACTCTGAACACGTGCTCGTAAAAGTTACTTCTACATATTCAGTTTCACTTAGCAAATTTTTGAAAGCATATGTAGCCACCAGCCAGGATTTTTTTCGTTTGTTTATGAAAGAGTGAGCTGGGCTTGTGCAATAACAAATATTACCTGATGAAGAGTCATTGGCAGGTGGTGTTGTCTCAGTGGAGCGGTTCCAATAGAGGTGGATATAAAATTGTGCAGTCGAATAGTAGAGTGTCAGTCAATCTTGATGGTGTCTTTAACATCATATCATATGATATTGTGCCCAAGCTACAGGACATCCTTTTGGCTTCCAAATTTCAGGTAACAGTTTGAATTCAAGTGCATCTCAAACACTTTGTAAGCAAGGTCTCAAGTTGTTTTTCACCAGCTCTATCTGTTTGTACCCTAATAAATAATTGCAGCATACTTCTGATTATTGCATTTAGTAGGCCTTGTAAAATGAGAACTTAAAATGCACCTTTTGGATATAAAAGAATACCCCAGAATCTGAACTTAGCCGTTTTTTATATGCATCCAAATCTAACTAAGTCAACATGCTTGTTCATGTTCCCAGCATGCTTTGCTTAAGGATCACCCACTGCTACATGCATgtgtcaatttttattttttgggttGCCCCATTAATGGGGCAAATGCAACCATGTGATACAACTCATTCAAACTTTTAATAAGTTGTACATATGGGGATACTGTATCTGATGAGGTATTTATTAATTACGGTATGCTTATTCAGGTTGTGATCGCTGATGAATCACATTTCCTGAAGAACGCCCAAGCAAAACGAACATGTGCCTCTCTTCCTATATTGAAGGTTCAGTATATATTTTGTGTTATGAGATTAGATACATCAATATTATCAATCAAGAAAGATAATGCTGGTTTAATCTAGTTGTGTAAACAAACTGAATCGAGctcgaactcgaactcgaactcgaatatacttaatttgagatgaatttgagccttaaaattatttgaagcttggaattcttttatttctttgCTCGAGTTCAGCTCGAAAGGAAGATTGAGTTCAAGTTCGAGTGTGGCTTGAAATTATCGAACTTATTCGCGGGCTATTTGAACTATTGCTCGGATAGTAAGGTTCGagaaaaaagatttgaaatgtCGAAACCTCCGTAAGGCtcaaaatgtatatatatttaatatataattctattatattaataaattattaaagctTGTCAGCGGCTCGTGAaatatcgaacaaaataattttgatataagtTCGGCtcggaaaaaaaatttcgaacATGATCAAGTTCATAAATTCGAATACGACTCAAATATTTATCAAGCTGGCTCGAAAAACTCGCGAACCGGCTCGATTCGTTTACAGTCTTTGTTTAATAACATGCTATCACTTGCTTATCACCTAATTGCACCGgttgtattaaattttttatttgatcttttagAGTTTGCATAAGAAAAACACGATAACATAATATTGAGGAGATGATCCTTTTTTGTTCTTTCAGCAAAACTTATATTTTGCAGTTGAATGTTTCGGCATTATGTTGTTGGCACATAAATATACTAGTTTGTTGTTAAAAGCaaaagggaaagaaaaagatAGAGAAGAAGATATCTTGTCTAGTAGATTCCTCTTTTAGTGTTACCCTTGCTTATTAAGTCAGTATGATCCCGTGGATTGTGAGCTTAccatttttatgaaaaacaatGGACCTCTCTCTCCTCCTCTTCCTCTCCCTTCTTTCTCAATACCCTCTGTTGATTTGCTGACGAGTGATGATCTGTAGAGAGCTCAATACACGATCTTGCTCAGTGGAACTCCTGCTATGTCTCGACCAATTGAGCTATTCAAACAGGTATCTTTTTTAGCATCAGTATCATATTTGAGTTCAAAATGGTCATGATTTTTAATGATTGGAGCTTCTTATTAACTTTTGGATTGCAGTTGGAAGCCTTGTATCCTGATGTGTATAAGAACGTTCACGAATATGGTGACCGATATTGCAAGGGTGTAAGCAGTGCGAGTAAAATGTCTATTTTCATTTCTCCAGTCTGAAAGACCGAGAAACTTAGTATTGTCTTGTCTTCAGGGCATTTTTGGAATTTATCAAGGTGCAAGTAATCATGAAGAGCTGCACAATTTGATGAAAGCGACAGTGATGATTCGTAGACTCAAGAAAGATGTTCTTACTGAGCTCCCTGTGAAACGCAGGCAACAGGTGCATATTAAGCTCTGTTTATGCAATCATATCCACTAATACATTTTTATTCTGTGAGTTACAGTTACTATATTGATGTCTTTGAGGGTATAGTTTTGACTTGGGCTCCATAATCTGATTTCTAAATTCTCAAAAGTGAATGCAAGAACTGTCCCTAAGTTTTGGTAGCTACAAAATCTTTCTAGGTCTAATGGATTTAAAGTGATAAACGTCAATGGAAAAGTCAAAAGGTCTCTTTTGCACTTTGGTTATTTACCTAAAGAGGAAACAAAGCAACAAGAAGTTAAATTCGTAGTTGCACTATTTTTTCCCTCTATCCTTTCATTTATGTTCCATTTCTGCATTCCTTCTTTACCTTCCTTAACTTCATACACATCCACAAATATTTCTGATTACATTTTTATCATTAATGTCAGTACTAAAATGAAATTGATCCTCCACGTTTTATTTTACAGATAACAAAATCGATCCCTCATCTTATCACTGGTGCCTATCATCTGTATTTCTTATAACCGTAAAGTTAGTAATAAGCTAGCATCAAGATGCACTCAAACATCTTTTAAGAGCTCTCGGAGCCTCAGATGgttaactatatatatatatattatatattatttcttattttCAGGTCTTTTTGGATTTGGAGGAGAAGGAAATGAGGCATATCAATGCGCTGTTTTCTGAGGTAACACGGATTTCTTTAGAATTTACTTTTATGGATTAACACGCTAGTTATTCTCTAATTTTGATGCAATGGCTATATATATTCTGGCTGTTTTCTATCTTGATGTCCCTGGTAAGATAGTGTCACACCATGTTACCTTTTAAGATGGTCATGGTGTGTGACGTGCTACCGTATGATGGTTTCTAACTATGTTTGTGCTTCTTATTCTGCAGTTGGGGGTCATAAAAAGCCAAGTCAAGTCATGTCAGTGCAAAGAGGAAGCTGATTTACTCAAGCTGAAGGAGAAAAATCTTATCAACAAGGTATTGGAAGTTCATGCATGATCGTTGTGTACTTGCTGGA comes from the Primulina huaijiensis isolate GDHJ02 chromosome 8, ASM1229523v2, whole genome shotgun sequence genome and includes:
- the LOC140982963 gene encoding uncharacterized protein isoform X1, producing MEDWELSAEELDCLERDALKQLALRHSTCSTAQASGTSLPPVGAVPSSRSSAMPSASCSMSNDQMNASHQASKSPLSAAKKVTDNSSNQPNQKLTVKFFLHSSGNIAAKFQFHQTIVGAFRNIPRANWSANERLWIFPISSLLTAERVLNDISPMIELENLDPLVKRAIAAATAVSDLRDQYNKIPSNIEAKLLPFQRDGVRFVLQHGGRVLLADEMGLGKTLQAIAFTSCVREAWPVLVLTPSSLRLQWASMIQQWLNVASSDILVVLSQWSGSNRGGYKIVQSNSRVSVNLDGVFNIISYDIVPKLQDILLASKFQVVIADESHFLKNAQAKRTCASLPILKRAQYTILLSGTPAMSRPIELFKQLEALYPDVYKNVHEYGDRYCKGGIFGIYQGASNHEELHNLMKATVMIRRLKKDVLTELPVKRRQQVFLDLEEKEMRHINALFSELGVIKSQVKSCQCKEEADLLKLKEKNLINKIYTESAEAKIPAVLDYIGTVIEAGCKFLIFAHHQPMINSVHKFLLKKKVGCIKIDGSTPAASRQVLVTEFQEKDTVRAAVLSIKAGGVGLTLTAASMVIFAELSWTPGDVIQAEDRAHRIGQVSSVNIYYLLANDTVDDIIWDVIQSKLENLGQMLDGHENSLEVSVKQPSASPPLKQRKLDSFMKSCCNK
- the LOC140982963 gene encoding uncharacterized protein isoform X2 translates to MEDWELSAEELDCLERDALKQLALRHSTCSTAQASGTSLPPVGAVPSSRSSAMPSASCSMSNDQMNASHQASKSPLSAAKKVTDNSSNQPNQKLTVKFFLHSSGNIAAKFQFHQTIVGAFRNIPRANWSANERLWIFPISSLLTAERVLNDISPMIELENLDPLVKRAIAAATAVSDLRDQYNKIPSNIEAKLLPFQRDGVRFVLQHGGRVLLADEMGLGKTLQAIAFTSCVREAWPVLVLTPSSLRLQWASQWLNVASSDILVVLSQWSGSNRGGYKIVQSNSRVSVNLDGVFNIISYDIVPKLQDILLASKFQVVIADESHFLKNAQAKRTCASLPILKRAQYTILLSGTPAMSRPIELFKQLEALYPDVYKNVHEYGDRYCKGGIFGIYQGASNHEELHNLMKATVMIRRLKKDVLTELPVKRRQQVFLDLEEKEMRHINALFSELGVIKSQVKSCQCKEEADLLKLKEKNLINKIYTESAEAKIPAVLDYIGTVIEAGCKFLIFAHHQPMINSVHKFLLKKKVGCIKIDGSTPAASRQVLVTEFQEKDTVRAAVLSIKAGGVGLTLTAASMVIFAELSWTPGDVIQAEDRAHRIGQVSSVNIYYLLANDTVDDIIWDVIQSKLENLGQMLDGHENSLEVSVKQPSASPPLKQRKLDSFMKSCCNK